Proteins from a genomic interval of Deltaproteobacteria bacterium:
- a CDS encoding bifunctional 3-deoxy-7-phosphoheptulonate synthase/chorismate mutase has protein sequence MKNEPCISDKNLASLDSVREDINKLDEQLLELLVKRRGLSAEIIAQKDKGSAEVRDLVREQKLLRDRIRYGKEHGLDAHYVTRLFHEILDDSIRSQHNYLMAKEVDQSAQRKRVAYHGIAGSYCHLASEQYFEGKQIPAIYAGYPSFSKVIEAVKSDEVDYALIPVQNTTRGSINEVVDLLLNSRLYIVGEEKYRVDHCLLGLPDSNLADIKKVCCSHLAFLDCRHFLRTFCEHIEYHEDSAIAANYIHELGDKTCAAIASERAAEIYGLQVLKRGICSHKDNFVRSLLVSKTQAHYDLRVPCKTSILFATPNHSGALVEALVVFRDRGINLTKLESHPIAGNPWEEMFYLDFEGNLQDPTIDSAIKELTRCTRFLRVMGSYPSIDIARVTPDFCREDNESTAISGRSAASANTANVDSLAADKIVTTEQSKPKKKRSYRLVSRDHRAEDLIINVSGVKIGGNGFVVMAGPCSVESQQQIMQCARHASECGAKILRGGCFKPRTSPYSFQGLGFEGLELLKAAGEAYGLPIITEVMAPEDVEGVAKKSDMLQIGARNMQNFTLLKAVGATPLPVLLKRGMSSSIDDLLNAAEYILAHGNHEVILCERGIRTFETATRATLDLSAVPVLKRETYLPVIVDPSHAAGERDLVPPLAIASKAIGAHGIIVEFHPEPEKALSDGEQALRFKQFEALMHELL, from the coding sequence ATGAAAAACGAACCATGCATTTCCGACAAGAATTTAGCTTCATTAGATTCTGTTCGCGAAGATATAAACAAGCTAGATGAACAGCTCTTAGAGCTTTTGGTAAAGCGGCGAGGACTTAGTGCTGAAATTATAGCTCAGAAAGATAAAGGGAGTGCGGAAGTTCGCGATCTAGTTCGCGAACAAAAACTGCTTAGAGATCGCATCCGTTACGGGAAGGAACATGGCCTAGACGCCCATTACGTGACTCGCTTATTCCACGAAATATTAGATGATTCTATTAGAAGCCAGCACAATTATTTAATGGCTAAAGAAGTCGACCAAAGTGCCCAACGAAAGCGCGTTGCCTATCACGGCATTGCAGGATCTTACTGTCACCTAGCTTCGGAACAATATTTTGAAGGAAAACAGATTCCTGCAATTTACGCAGGATATCCATCATTTTCAAAAGTAATTGAGGCCGTAAAGAGCGATGAGGTCGACTATGCCTTAATTCCAGTGCAAAACACTACAAGGGGCTCGATAAACGAGGTGGTTGATCTCTTGTTAAATAGCCGCCTTTATATAGTAGGGGAGGAAAAATACAGGGTCGATCATTGCTTACTTGGCTTACCGGATTCTAATCTCGCTGATATCAAGAAGGTTTGCTGTAGCCACTTGGCATTTTTAGATTGTAGACACTTTCTACGGACTTTTTGCGAGCACATTGAATACCACGAGGATTCCGCCATAGCAGCTAATTACATCCACGAGCTAGGAGATAAAACATGCGCAGCGATTGCTAGCGAACGAGCGGCTGAGATTTATGGCTTGCAGGTACTTAAACGTGGCATTTGTTCCCACAAGGACAATTTCGTGAGATCTCTACTGGTTTCAAAGACACAAGCTCATTATGATTTGCGCGTCCCTTGCAAAACTTCCATATTGTTTGCTACGCCCAACCATTCGGGAGCTCTGGTCGAAGCATTGGTAGTTTTCAGAGATCGCGGCATTAATCTTACAAAGCTAGAGTCGCATCCGATAGCCGGGAATCCTTGGGAAGAGATGTTTTACCTAGACTTCGAGGGCAACCTTCAGGATCCAACAATTGATTCGGCTATCAAGGAGCTTACTCGCTGTACGAGATTTTTGCGCGTAATGGGTTCCTACCCTTCGATCGATATTGCTCGAGTGACACCGGATTTTTGTAGAGAAGACAATGAGTCAACTGCAATCAGTGGACGCTCTGCGGCGTCTGCAAATACCGCTAACGTCGACTCGCTAGCAGCAGACAAAATCGTTACGACCGAACAGTCAAAACCTAAGAAAAAGCGCAGCTATCGCCTAGTAAGTCGGGATCATCGTGCCGAAGATTTAATAATTAACGTGAGTGGCGTAAAAATTGGAGGAAATGGCTTTGTCGTGATGGCAGGTCCATGCTCGGTCGAATCGCAGCAGCAAATAATGCAGTGTGCGCGACATGCTAGCGAGTGTGGCGCTAAAATCTTGCGCGGTGGGTGTTTTAAGCCAAGAACTTCTCCTTATTCTTTTCAAGGGTTAGGATTCGAAGGTCTTGAGCTGCTAAAAGCCGCCGGAGAGGCTTATGGATTGCCAATAATTACAGAGGTAATGGCGCCAGAAGATGTGGAGGGGGTCGCCAAGAAAAGCGATATGCTACAAATAGGCGCACGAAACATGCAGAACTTCACCCTATTAAAAGCCGTCGGAGCAACACCTTTGCCCGTTTTGTTAAAGCGCGGAATGAGTTCCTCGATAGACGATTTGCTAAATGCCGCTGAGTATATATTGGCCCATGGGAACCATGAGGTAATTCTCTGTGAAAGAGGCATTCGCACATTCGAAACGGCAACTCGTGCAACTTTAGATCTTAGTGCAGTGCCTGTGCTTAAGCGAGAGACGTACTTGCCGGTTATCGTCGACCCTTCGCATGCGGCCGGGGAGCGCGACCTTGTCCCGCCACTAGCTATAGCATCCAAGGCGATCGGAGCGCATGGAATTATTGTAGAATTTCATCCCGAACCCGAGAAAGCCCTAAGTGATGGCGAGCAGGCTTTGCGATTTAAGCAGTTCGAGGCTCTTATGCACGAACTGCTATAG
- a CDS encoding flagellin FliC, protein MAITINTNIASLNAQRRLQQSTSGLSKSFERLSSGLRIVRASDDAAGLSIADSLRADQRIASVAIRNANDGVSLVSIADGALAEIGNVLVRMAELAEQSANGTLSTNQRSALASEFAALGSEVERIALTTSFNGIDLLSGGAAVTLQVGLDEQTTSQISLSGVSGTLASLGLASSGSSTLNFSINATTTALAEGASRTALSAIKAAIGSLTSSRGTLGSAESRLNVAINNLQVSRENFAAAESQIRDVDVAFEAANLTRLNILQQAGAAVLAQANQQPGLALALLG, encoded by the coding sequence ATGGCTATAACCATTAATACTAATATTGCTTCTCTTAACGCGCAGCGTCGCTTACAGCAATCGACAAGCGGGTTATCTAAATCATTTGAGCGACTATCATCAGGTTTGCGAATCGTTCGCGCTTCCGATGACGCTGCCGGATTGTCCATTGCGGACTCACTCCGAGCAGATCAAAGGATAGCGAGCGTGGCAATCCGCAATGCTAATGATGGCGTTTCTCTTGTTTCGATAGCTGACGGCGCACTGGCTGAGATAGGCAACGTTTTGGTTCGTATGGCCGAACTAGCTGAGCAATCGGCTAACGGCACTTTGTCAACAAACCAGCGATCCGCTCTTGCGAGCGAATTTGCTGCACTCGGTTCGGAAGTTGAGCGAATTGCGCTAACGACGAGCTTTAACGGCATCGACTTGCTATCGGGTGGAGCAGCAGTAACGCTACAGGTTGGTCTAGACGAGCAGACCACGTCCCAGATTTCTCTTTCTGGGGTAAGCGGTACTCTTGCGTCACTGGGATTAGCGAGCAGCGGTAGTAGTACACTTAACTTCTCGATAAATGCAACTACAACGGCTCTGGCTGAAGGTGCATCTCGAACAGCCTTAAGCGCCATAAAAGCAGCAATTGGCTCACTGACCTCTAGCCGCGGAACACTGGGTTCAGCGGAGAGTAGGCTCAATGTGGCCATCAATAACTTGCAAGTGTCCCGAGAAAATTTTGCCGCAGCAGAAAGCCAGATCCGAGACGTGGACGTGGCCTTCGAAGCAGCAAATCTAACTCGACTAAACATATTGCAACAAGCTGGTGCTGCTGTTCTTGCTCAAGCTAACCAGCAACCCGGATTGGCTTTAGCGCTTCTTGGATAG